In Morganella morganii, the following are encoded in one genomic region:
- a CDS encoding TPM domain-containing protein has translation MSRVMAGCLILLFVSFFARADVQALPELKRERVIDSAGLLTGSQLTQLNRQLIEYELSRNDGSQFVVFIVPSTGGESIETFAHRAFNTWKIGRKGQNNGLLLVVAVNDRNLRFEVGYGLEGILPDVSAGRIIRQRITPEFKKGHYFTGIEAGVTDAIDIISGNEPEYIKSETSGTEALKLKRLTIIYLLTFITVYLWSLFIGSPRRKKRIEKQVLNDIEYLREEYAKSKNKKKTSA, from the coding sequence ATGAGCAGGGTTATGGCAGGATGCCTGATACTTCTTTTTGTCAGTTTCTTTGCCCGTGCGGATGTGCAGGCTCTGCCGGAACTGAAACGGGAACGGGTTATTGACAGCGCCGGTCTTCTGACCGGCTCTCAATTAACACAGCTTAACCGGCAACTCATTGAGTATGAACTGAGCCGCAATGACGGCAGCCAGTTCGTGGTGTTTATTGTGCCGTCAACCGGCGGAGAAAGTATTGAGACATTTGCGCACCGTGCGTTTAATACATGGAAGATCGGCCGCAAAGGTCAGAATAACGGACTGTTGCTGGTCGTGGCGGTGAATGACCGTAATTTGCGTTTTGAGGTCGGCTATGGACTGGAAGGTATTCTGCCGGATGTCTCCGCAGGCCGTATTATCCGTCAGCGTATCACCCCTGAATTTAAAAAAGGCCATTATTTTACCGGAATTGAAGCGGGTGTGACCGATGCCATTGATATTATCAGCGGAAATGAACCGGAATATATCAAATCAGAGACATCCGGAACAGAAGCATTAAAACTCAAACGACTGACGATTATTTATCTTCTGACCTTTATTACGGTGTATCTCTGGTCATTATTTATTGGTTCTCCCCGCCGTAAGAAAAGGATAGAAAAGCAGGTTCTTAACGATATTGAATATCTGAGAGAAGAATACGCGAAATCCAAAAACAAGAAAAAAACGTCAGCCTGA
- the manA gene encoding mannose-6-phosphate isomerase — protein MLKMQNQVQFYDWGSHTAMTEMYGYPNPDKQPMAELWMGAHPKASSVVTDTRGNTCSLYDFIAGDPQSALGDEINRRFRRLPFLFKVLSAAQPLSVQVHPDKAAAEEGFARENNAGIPLDSPVRNYKDDNHKPELVYALTPFRAMNAFRPLADIAGLLSEVAPAHPAIERFIASPSEEHLSVLFTRLLSMSGDTKERAVAVLKSALNSRQGEPWDTIRKMTEFYPDDNGLFTPLLLNVVELKPGEAMFLYARTPHAYLEGTALEVMANSDNVLRAGLTQKHIDVGELLNNLDFVPKHAKSLFMQPEHINNTEIFPIPVADFSFSVMKLHNQEMILENNSANILFCVEGHAVITTETEQLRVISGESVFLSAIERKFKIDGEGIIARVYNAV, from the coding sequence ATGTTAAAAATGCAGAATCAGGTGCAATTCTATGATTGGGGAAGCCATACCGCGATGACAGAAATGTACGGTTACCCGAACCCTGACAAGCAGCCGATGGCCGAATTATGGATGGGCGCCCATCCGAAAGCCAGTTCGGTGGTGACAGACACCCGCGGCAACACCTGCTCTTTATATGATTTTATTGCCGGTGACCCGCAGTCCGCGCTCGGGGATGAAATTAACCGCCGTTTTCGCCGGCTGCCGTTTCTGTTTAAAGTGCTGAGTGCCGCTCAGCCGCTGTCGGTACAGGTTCATCCGGATAAAGCCGCTGCAGAGGAAGGATTTGCCCGCGAAAACAACGCCGGGATCCCGCTGGATTCACCGGTTCGTAATTATAAGGATGATAACCATAAGCCGGAGCTGGTTTATGCCCTCACCCCGTTCCGCGCAATGAATGCATTCCGTCCGCTGGCCGACATTGCCGGACTGCTCAGTGAGGTCGCTCCGGCACATCCTGCCATTGAACGTTTTATTGCCTCGCCGTCAGAGGAGCACCTGTCCGTTCTGTTTACCCGTCTGCTCTCCATGAGCGGGGACACCAAAGAACGGGCTGTCGCTGTACTGAAATCCGCACTGAACAGCCGTCAGGGTGAACCGTGGGATACCATCCGTAAGATGACAGAGTTTTATCCTGACGATAACGGCCTTTTCACCCCGCTGCTGCTCAATGTTGTTGAATTAAAACCCGGAGAGGCAATGTTCCTGTATGCCCGCACACCCCATGCGTATCTTGAAGGAACTGCGCTGGAAGTCATGGCTAACTCGGATAATGTGTTACGCGCAGGTCTGACACAAAAACATATTGATGTCGGTGAATTGCTGAATAACCTTGATTTTGTACCGAAACACGCAAAAAGTTTATTTATGCAGCCGGAACATATTAACAACACTGAAATTTTCCCGATTCCGGTTGCTGATTTTTCTTTTTCGGTGATGAAATTGCATAATCAGGAAATGATTCTTGAGAATAACAGTGCTAATATTCTTTTTTGTGTGGAAGGTCATGCAGTTATCACTACAGAAACAGAACAATTAAGAGTTATCTCAGGTGAATCTGTTTTTCTTTCTGCTATAGAAAGAAAGTTTAAAATAGATGGTGAAGGAATCATTGCCCGCGTTTATAATGCTGTGTAA
- the add gene encoding adenosine deaminase, which yields MINRSLPLTDLHRHLDGNIRLSTILDLARQHNLPLPAYETETLRPHVQVMSNEPDLVQFLSKLDWGVSVLADLDACRRVAAENVQDAVSAGLDYAELRFSPYYMAMKHHLPVEGVVEAVLDGVASEVRNSPVRINMIGILSRTFGTDACHEELNALLAHHERIVALDIAGDESGYPGDLFTDHFRKARDVNWAITAHAGEAAGAASIWQAIRNLGAQRIGHGVMAIEDPALMDYLAEHRIGMESCLTSNIQTSTVPSLAAHPLKQFLAHGIAATINTDDPAVEGIEIAHEYNVAAPAAGLTQAEIEQAQINGLEIAFLSAEEKAALREMAAKRGQ from the coding sequence ATGATTAACCGCTCACTTCCCCTGACCGACCTGCACCGCCATCTCGATGGTAATATCCGCCTGTCCACCATTCTGGATCTGGCCCGTCAGCACAATTTGCCGCTGCCCGCTTATGAGACTGAAACCCTGCGCCCGCATGTGCAGGTGATGAGCAATGAACCGGATCTGGTGCAGTTTCTGAGTAAGCTGGACTGGGGTGTTTCCGTGCTGGCAGACCTCGATGCCTGCCGCCGTGTGGCCGCTGAAAACGTGCAGGATGCCGTCAGTGCCGGGCTGGATTACGCCGAACTTCGCTTTTCCCCTTACTATATGGCGATGAAACACCATCTGCCCGTTGAAGGCGTGGTGGAAGCGGTACTGGATGGTGTGGCGTCCGAAGTCCGCAACAGCCCGGTACGGATTAATATGATTGGTATTCTGAGCCGGACATTCGGTACAGATGCCTGTCATGAAGAGCTGAATGCCCTGCTCGCTCACCATGAGCGGATTGTGGCACTGGATATTGCCGGTGATGAATCCGGTTATCCGGGCGATTTATTCACCGATCATTTCCGCAAAGCCCGTGACGTCAACTGGGCCATCACCGCCCATGCCGGAGAAGCCGCCGGCGCCGCCAGTATCTGGCAGGCTATCCGCAACCTGGGTGCACAGCGCATCGGTCACGGTGTGATGGCGATTGAAGACCCGGCGCTGATGGATTACCTGGCAGAGCACCGCATCGGTATGGAATCCTGCCTGACCTCGAATATTCAGACCAGCACCGTGCCGTCACTGGCCGCGCATCCGCTGAAACAGTTCCTGGCACACGGCATTGCCGCTACCATCAACACGGATGACCCGGCGGTTGAGGGTATTGAGATTGCCCATGAATACAATGTTGCTGCCCCGGCAGCCGGTCTGACACAGGCAGAAATTGAACAGGCTCAGATTAACGGGCTGGAAATAGCCTTTTTATCCGCAGAGGAAAAAGCGGCACTGAGAGAAATGGCAGCAAAACGCGGCCAGTAA
- a CDS encoding LysR family transcriptional regulator, producing MMIEFRHLRYFIAVAEELHFGRAAERLNISQPPLSQQIQALENAIPAKLLARNNRNVSLTPAGEMFLREAYQIRTQVEAAVEKAARMDRGELGEVSVGFTSTTPFMRHITATFRQYREIYPDVAIHMHQMNTKQQINPLLSGRIDFGVMRNTQLPDNLVHELLFKERFMLAVYDDHPLMKYLKTGIPLEMLTGVPLVFFERDVGTALYDEIINLLKKAGVTPVIAQEAGEAMTILGLVSAGLGVSLVTESFTRMKVDGVRYIHLAENQAFSEVWLVYHKHNTLSPAGQRLIEMLKNNVFR from the coding sequence ATAATGATCGAATTCCGCCATCTGCGTTATTTCATTGCGGTCGCTGAAGAGCTGCATTTCGGACGGGCAGCGGAGCGTCTCAATATCTCCCAGCCTCCGCTCAGTCAGCAGATTCAGGCACTTGAAAACGCGATTCCGGCTAAATTACTGGCACGGAACAACCGGAATGTCAGTCTGACCCCAGCGGGCGAAATGTTTCTGCGTGAAGCTTACCAAATCCGTACTCAGGTCGAGGCAGCGGTTGAAAAAGCAGCCAGAATGGATCGCGGGGAACTGGGGGAAGTTTCTGTCGGCTTCACTTCCACAACCCCGTTTATGCGTCATATTACGGCGACATTCCGCCAGTACCGTGAAATATACCCGGATGTGGCTATCCACATGCATCAGATGAATACCAAACAGCAGATTAACCCGCTGCTGAGCGGCCGGATTGACTTCGGTGTAATGCGCAATACGCAACTGCCGGATAATCTGGTTCATGAACTGCTGTTTAAAGAACGATTTATGCTGGCGGTCTATGATGATCATCCGCTGATGAAATACCTCAAAACGGGCATTCCCCTGGAGATGCTCACTGGCGTACCATTGGTTTTCTTTGAGCGGGATGTGGGAACGGCGCTGTATGATGAGATTATCAATCTGCTGAAAAAAGCGGGTGTCACACCGGTTATCGCCCAGGAAGCAGGGGAAGCTATGACTATTCTGGGGCTGGTCTCTGCCGGGTTAGGTGTTTCACTGGTAACGGAATCTTTTACCCGTATGAAAGTGGATGGTGTCCGTTACATTCATTTAGCTGAAAATCAGGCATTTTCTGAGGTCTGGCTGGTGTATCATAAGCACAATACACTTTCTCCGGCCGGTCAGCGGCTGATTGAGATGCTGAAAAATAATGTGTTCCGCTGA
- a CDS encoding MFS transporter, which translates to MTDENKLITDNRVTSPVQNDQAKQHYIQRDDKLYLRVTLSFFMVGLATFALLYFVQPILPLLSDDFSVSPAQASLSLSLATGFMAVGLLITGPLSDAVGRKNVMVISLTCAAIFTLLSAFTTSWAGILVVRSLVGLSLSGVAAVAMTYLSEEIHPSYVALSMGLYISGNSIGGMSGRLITGVIADYASWRIAVLVLGTFSLFGAFLFWRLLPPSRHFRASSLKPKSLWKYLILHCRDDGLPWLFAIGFIIMGSFVTLFNYIGYRLMEPPYHFSQAVVGMLSIVYLSGTYSASKAGALTRKYGYGRVLIGAVTLMLTGILITLGSSLAAVLIGMLVLTTGFFAAHSVTSSWVGRRARRARAQASSLYLFCYYGGSSIAGTLGGVFWSYWHWNGIGWFIAAMLATGVLIALYLNKHAHS; encoded by the coding sequence ATGACAGACGAGAATAAACTGATAACTGACAACCGTGTGACCTCACCGGTGCAGAATGATCAGGCAAAGCAGCACTATATCCAGCGCGACGACAAACTGTATCTGCGTGTCACTCTCTCTTTCTTTATGGTCGGTCTGGCGACGTTTGCTCTGCTCTATTTTGTACAGCCGATCCTGCCGTTGTTGTCAGACGATTTTTCGGTATCACCGGCGCAGGCCAGTTTGTCCCTTTCTCTGGCGACCGGATTCATGGCCGTCGGGCTGCTGATCACCGGCCCGCTGTCAGATGCGGTCGGACGTAAAAATGTTATGGTGATATCCCTGACATGCGCGGCAATCTTTACCCTGCTCAGTGCGTTTACCACCAGCTGGGCGGGGATCCTGGTTGTCCGCTCCCTGGTCGGATTATCTCTCAGTGGCGTCGCCGCCGTGGCCATGACCTATCTGAGTGAGGAAATTCATCCCAGCTATGTTGCCCTGTCTATGGGGCTGTATATCAGCGGTAATTCTATCGGCGGGATGAGCGGACGCCTGATCACTGGCGTTATTGCGGATTATGCCAGTTGGCGGATTGCCGTTCTGGTACTGGGAACATTTTCTCTGTTCGGTGCTTTTCTGTTCTGGCGGTTACTGCCGCCGTCACGCCATTTCAGAGCCAGTTCACTGAAACCGAAAAGCTTGTGGAAATACCTGATCCTGCACTGCCGTGATGATGGTCTGCCGTGGCTGTTTGCCATCGGTTTTATCATTATGGGCAGCTTTGTCACCCTGTTTAACTATATCGGCTACCGGCTGATGGAGCCGCCGTATCACTTCAGCCAGGCCGTTGTCGGTATGTTATCGATAGTTTATCTGTCAGGAACTTACAGTGCCTCAAAAGCAGGCGCACTGACACGGAAATACGGCTACGGCAGAGTACTGATTGGTGCAGTCACATTAATGCTGACCGGGATTCTCATTACGCTCGGTAGTTCACTGGCAGCAGTTCTGATCGGTATGCTGGTACTGACGACGGGATTTTTTGCCGCCCATTCCGTCACCAGCAGCTGGGTCGGACGCCGCGCCCGGCGCGCCAGAGCCCAGGCATCCTCACTGTACCTGTTTTGCTATTACGGCGGTTCCAGCATTGCCGGTACTCTGGGCGGTGTTTTCTGGTCTTACTGGCACTGGAATGGCATCGGCTGGTTTATTGCCGCTATGCTGGCAACCGGTGTGCTGATTGCTCTGTATCTGAATAAGCACGCTCACTCATAG
- the bioD gene encoding dethiobiotin synthase has translation MLRRLFITGTDTNIGKTVATRALMQAINRLGKSVVGYKPIATEYHDTLNGKRNRDAMILHDSSSVDVSYQDINPVMLESNYGQTTTDVQFPALSQGLEKLSHLADQVVVEGNGGWRYLLNNETFLSDWVKKEKLPVILVVGIQSGCVNHALLTAEAIKNDDLEIIGWIANRINPGLSHYAQVMDRLLTHLPAPLLGEIPYLLRPEERELSHYLNEEQIEMLWGEALAAS, from the coding sequence ATGTTAAGGCGCTTGTTTATAACCGGCACAGATACGAATATCGGCAAAACTGTTGCGACGCGGGCTTTAATGCAAGCCATCAACCGCCTGGGTAAATCTGTCGTTGGCTATAAACCAATCGCGACAGAATACCACGACACACTTAACGGCAAACGTAACCGTGATGCGATGATCCTGCATGATTCATCATCAGTTGATGTTTCTTATCAGGATATCAACCCGGTCATGCTGGAAAGTAATTACGGTCAGACGACCACCGACGTTCAGTTTCCTGCATTATCGCAGGGTCTGGAAAAATTAAGTCATCTGGCGGATCAGGTCGTGGTGGAAGGGAACGGCGGATGGCGTTATTTACTGAATAACGAGACTTTTTTATCCGACTGGGTGAAAAAGGAAAAACTGCCGGTGATCCTGGTGGTCGGGATCCAGTCCGGTTGTGTGAACCATGCATTATTAACCGCCGAAGCCATTAAAAATGATGATCTGGAAATTATCGGCTGGATTGCGAACCGGATAAACCCGGGGTTATCACACTACGCACAGGTTATGGATCGCTTACTGACGCATTTACCGGCACCACTGCTGGGCGAGATCCCGTATCTGCTGCGTCCGGAAGAGCGGGAGTTGTCGCACTATCTCAATGAAGAGCAGATTGAAATGCTCTGGGGTGAGGCGTTAGCGGCGTCCTGA
- the tus gene encoding DNA replication terminus site-binding protein — protein MRYDAMISLTDCFNQLESALNTLCKAIRLHPSRTAEVYQLPEILKGEENNTVNTISVIPVSGEDAVSLALSHYQRLFIFDNDQEISSKSAIRLPGVLLITLSPAQRKIMQQQLNEVNRLKQQLASIVTETSGVDKTQRFEFVHNQIKGLITLNAYRQIQSVTSPSSVRFGWANKHIIQKVDRDTLLSQLEEQYQNPRAIQSLTREERQVYLAKEISALKQVPEDAILKIKRPVKVQPIARVWYSEAQKQVQYACASPLIVFCDENEEKPVTGVLPDYDAENIKIRHRPKAKKLIPVISRLYVYMEVM, from the coding sequence ATGCGATACGATGCAATGATTTCTCTCACCGACTGCTTTAATCAGCTGGAATCGGCACTGAATACATTATGCAAAGCTATCCGGCTGCACCCTTCCCGGACTGCTGAGGTTTACCAACTTCCTGAGATACTGAAAGGAGAGGAAAATAACACCGTCAACACCATTTCTGTCATTCCGGTCAGTGGCGAAGATGCTGTTTCCCTGGCGCTGTCCCACTATCAACGTTTGTTTATCTTCGATAATGATCAGGAAATCAGCAGCAAATCTGCCATCCGGTTGCCTGGTGTACTGCTCATTACACTCTCCCCTGCACAACGAAAAATAATGCAGCAACAGCTTAATGAGGTTAACAGGCTGAAACAGCAACTGGCCTCAATCGTGACAGAAACCTCCGGTGTGGACAAAACACAGCGTTTTGAATTCGTACACAATCAGATAAAAGGATTGATTACACTCAATGCCTACCGGCAGATCCAGTCAGTCACCTCCCCTTCCTCAGTCCGGTTTGGCTGGGCCAATAAACATATTATTCAGAAGGTGGATCGCGATACATTGTTATCTCAGTTGGAAGAACAATATCAGAACCCGCGCGCCATTCAGTCTCTGACGCGTGAAGAACGGCAGGTTTATCTGGCGAAAGAGATTTCCGCCTTAAAACAGGTGCCGGAAGACGCCATACTCAAAATCAAACGACCGGTAAAAGTACAGCCAATCGCCAGAGTCTGGTACAGCGAAGCGCAAAAGCAGGTGCAGTATGCCTGTGCATCGCCGCTGATTGTATTTTGTGATGAGAATGAGGAAAAACCGGTAACAGGCGTACTACCGGATTATGATGCGGAAAACATCAAAATCCGTCACAGACCGAAAGCAAAGAAATTAATTCCGGTGATATCACGACTGTATGTATATATGGAAGTAATGTAA
- a CDS encoding YdgA family protein encodes MKKSLVAVGVIVALGAAWGVASWQTGKKIEANLDEYIAKANKAIKDNYPDAPVTLTAKDFSRGIFSSDVKLIIKETKKSGDTSGEELVILNTIDHGPFPLSQLKSMVFSPNMAAIHSELENNDITKQAFEITGGKSPVATDTRISYDQSFDIDLAVSKINYKKDGEELAFSGADLNVKFDKEFKNVKGKGSSNELTYRKGDRESIVMKGLSFDSDVAKSGDSYFYLGDQNLSLKELAVVNYSDTVSLKDLKLNGTSGSKDNKLTADVDYSLGSLSYRDIDLGAISLKGSLKDLDATSANTLMASVEEYTKLSESMYTEDFDDAKMEALDEKMKSNALGLFKYSPSFAIAPLSWKNSGGESKVNLNVTFNALNEESFKALEHAGSFEKVLPVLVKEFGFNMDLSKPMLTDFVAVAMQSQGMGAKEAKEQGEQGVAQMASMGAMMEIVKVTDKAITMDLKYSNNNIDFNGKKFTVAEFLEKYDQYGALSDNSGDDEGYEEEAIEMDPNGDVTEDVTIGEEPAADVAAPAAQ; translated from the coding sequence ATGAAAAAGTCGTTAGTTGCTGTTGGCGTTATTGTCGCATTAGGCGCCGCATGGGGTGTAGCTTCATGGCAGACAGGTAAGAAAATTGAAGCAAACCTTGATGAGTATATCGCCAAAGCGAATAAAGCAATCAAGGATAACTACCCTGATGCACCCGTCACGCTGACCGCCAAAGATTTTTCACGCGGTATTTTCAGCTCTGATGTCAAACTGATCATCAAAGAAACGAAAAAAAGCGGTGATACCTCCGGCGAAGAACTTGTGATCCTCAATACTATCGATCACGGTCCGTTCCCGTTATCTCAGCTTAAGAGCATGGTGTTCTCGCCAAATATGGCTGCTATCCACTCTGAGCTGGAAAACAATGACATCACCAAACAAGCCTTCGAAATCACCGGCGGTAAATCCCCGGTTGCAACGGATACCCGTATCAGCTACGACCAGAGTTTCGATATTGATCTTGCTGTCAGCAAAATCAACTATAAGAAAGACGGTGAAGAGCTGGCATTCTCCGGTGCTGATCTGAACGTTAAATTCGACAAAGAATTCAAAAACGTCAAAGGTAAAGGCAGCAGCAATGAACTGACTTACCGTAAAGGCGATCGCGAAAGTATCGTGATGAAAGGCCTGTCATTTGACAGCGATGTTGCCAAATCCGGTGACAGCTACTTCTACCTGGGTGACCAGAATCTGAGCCTGAAAGAGTTAGCGGTTGTTAATTACAGCGATACCGTTTCTCTGAAAGATCTGAAACTGAACGGCACCTCCGGCAGTAAAGATAACAAACTGACTGCAGATGTTGATTACAGCCTGGGTTCACTGAGCTACCGTGATATCGATCTCGGCGCTATCAGCCTGAAAGGTTCTCTGAAAGATCTGGATGCCACTTCCGCGAATACGCTGATGGCATCTGTTGAAGAGTACACCAAACTGTCTGAGTCTATGTACACCGAAGATTTCGACGATGCGAAAATGGAAGCACTGGATGAGAAAATGAAATCCAATGCACTGGGTCTGTTCAAGTACAGCCCGTCCTTCGCTATCGCACCTCTGAGCTGGAAAAACAGCGGCGGTGAGTCAAAAGTTAACCTGAACGTGACCTTCAACGCACTGAACGAAGAGAGCTTTAAAGCACTGGAACACGCAGGCAGCTTTGAGAAAGTTCTGCCGGTTCTGGTGAAAGAGTTCGGGTTCAATATGGATCTGTCCAAACCGATGCTGACTGATTTCGTTGCAGTTGCCATGCAGTCACAGGGTATGGGCGCGAAAGAAGCCAAAGAACAGGGTGAACAGGGTGTTGCTCAGATGGCCAGCATGGGTGCCATGATGGAAATCGTGAAAGTGACCGATAAAGCGATCACCATGGATCTGAAATACAGCAACAACAACATCGATTTCAACGGTAAAAAATTCACCGTTGCTGAATTCCTGGAAAAATATGACCAGTACGGTGCACTGAGCGACAACAGCGGTGACGACGAAGGTTACGAGGAAGAAGCAATCGAAATGGATCCTAACGGTGATGTTACTGAAGACGTGACTATCGGTGAAGAACCGGCTGCTGACGTTGCGGCTCCTGCTGCTCAGTAA
- a CDS encoding N-acetylmuramoyl-L-alanine amidase-like domain-containing protein, producing the protein MTWLPVSALTPAVLSQLQTGDYIGIYSDRPGLDVSHAGVIIRTPDGLFLRNASSKRNEQRVIDSPLRTYLQNKTGIVVYRSAFAP; encoded by the coding sequence ATCACCTGGCTGCCGGTTTCCGCACTGACACCCGCTGTGCTTTCACAATTGCAGACCGGTGATTATATCGGTATCTATTCTGACCGTCCCGGCCTGGATGTCTCGCATGCCGGAGTTATTATCCGTACCCCGGACGGGCTGTTTTTACGTAATGCCTCATCAAAACGGAATGAACAACGGGTCATTGATTCACCATTACGGACATATCTGCAAAATAAAACAGGAATTGTGGTTTATCGTTCGGCTTTTGCCCCCTGA
- a CDS encoding N-acetylmuramoyl-L-alanine amidase-like domain-containing protein: MFRRYRFSVITAFLFLLYTSAAGAGVSLSYFYQPDGSRKIAPDNITALTGQFLGVPYRAGQLIGSPGSPEILVADLNALDCFTFLDYTEALKRSPQQQNFRNRLMHIRYKNGEVNYYQRRHFLSDWVSGPQPVAQDITRQLSPDYRVTHKMLNQKKKRLPLYPRYSGYGTGYHLAAGFRTDTRCAFTIADR, from the coding sequence ATGTTCCGGCGATACCGGTTTTCTGTTATTACCGCATTTCTTTTTCTTTTATATACAAGCGCCGCGGGAGCAGGGGTATCGCTCAGCTATTTCTATCAGCCGGATGGCTCACGCAAAATTGCGCCTGACAATATTACTGCACTGACCGGGCAGTTTCTCGGCGTACCTTACCGCGCCGGTCAGCTGATTGGCTCTCCCGGATCACCGGAAATTCTGGTGGCTGACCTGAACGCGCTCGATTGTTTCACTTTTCTGGATTACACCGAAGCACTGAAACGCAGCCCGCAGCAGCAGAATTTCCGCAACAGACTGATGCACATCCGTTATAAAAACGGAGAGGTGAATTATTATCAGCGTCGTCATTTTTTGTCGGATTGGGTCAGCGGCCCGCAGCCTGTGGCTCAGGATATCACCCGGCAACTGTCGCCGGATTACCGGGTGACACACAAGATGCTGAATCAGAAAAAAAAACGGCTCCCGTTATATCCCCGATATTCCGGTTACGGCACGGGATATCACCTGGCTGCCGGTTTCCGCACTGACACCCGCTGTGCTTTCACAATTGCAGACCGGTGA
- the fumC gene encoding class II fumarate hydratase, translating into MAATRIEKDSMGPIDVPADKLWGAQTQRSLEHFRISVEKMPADLIAALAITKKAAAAVNCDLGLLAKERADAVIAAADEVLAGKHPEEFPLAIWQTGSGTQSNMNMNEVLANRASEILGGKRGGERIVHPNDDVNKSQSSNDVFPTAMHVAAVIAVSTQLIPELKSLHSVLAAKAEAYRDIVKIGRTHLQDATPLTLGQEISGWAAMLQYNLKHLENSLPHLSELALGGTAVGTGLNTHPEYAVRVAKKIAELSGQPFVTAPNKFEALATCDALVHAHGALKGLAASLMKIANDVRWLASGPRCGIGEIAIPENEPGSSIMPGKVNPTQCEAMTMLCAQVMGNDVAVNIGGASGNFELNVFRPMVIHNFLQSVRLLADGMRSFNEHCAVGIEPNRERISQLLNESLMLVTALNTHIGYDKAAEIAKKAHKEGLTLKASAMKLGYLTEAEFDAWVRPEDMVGSMK; encoded by the coding sequence ATGGCAGCCACGCGTATTGAAAAAGACTCAATGGGCCCTATCGATGTTCCTGCGGACAAATTATGGGGCGCTCAGACCCAGCGCTCTCTGGAGCATTTCCGTATTTCAGTTGAAAAAATGCCTGCGGATCTGATTGCTGCGCTGGCCATTACAAAAAAAGCAGCGGCAGCTGTCAACTGTGATCTGGGACTGCTGGCGAAAGAGCGGGCAGATGCGGTGATCGCCGCAGCGGATGAAGTGCTTGCCGGTAAACATCCGGAAGAGTTTCCGCTGGCAATCTGGCAGACCGGCTCCGGCACACAGAGTAATATGAATATGAATGAGGTGCTGGCAAACCGTGCCAGTGAAATCCTCGGCGGGAAGCGCGGCGGCGAACGTATTGTTCATCCGAATGATGATGTGAACAAAAGCCAGAGCTCTAACGACGTGTTCCCGACAGCGATGCATGTCGCTGCAGTGATTGCGGTCAGCACACAGCTGATCCCTGAGCTGAAATCCCTGCACAGTGTTCTGGCCGCGAAAGCGGAAGCTTACCGTGATATCGTGAAAATCGGCCGTACCCACTTACAGGATGCGACACCGCTGACACTGGGCCAGGAGATTTCCGGCTGGGCGGCAATGCTGCAATATAACCTGAAACATCTGGAAAACAGCCTGCCGCATCTGAGTGAGCTTGCACTGGGGGGCACTGCGGTCGGTACCGGTCTCAATACTCATCCGGAATATGCTGTTCGCGTGGCGAAGAAAATTGCTGAACTCTCCGGTCAGCCGTTTGTGACGGCACCGAATAAATTTGAGGCGCTGGCTACCTGTGATGCACTGGTTCATGCCCATGGCGCACTGAAAGGGCTGGCAGCCTCACTGATGAAAATTGCCAATGATGTCCGCTGGCTGGCATCCGGTCCGCGTTGCGGCATCGGTGAAATTGCCATTCCGGAAAACGAACCGGGCAGTTCTATCATGCCGGGTAAAGTGAACCCGACACAATGTGAAGCCATGACGATGCTGTGTGCTCAGGTAATGGGTAATGATGTGGCGGTTAATATCGGCGGGGCATCGGGTAATTTTGAACTGAACGTGTTCCGTCCGATGGTGATCCACAACTTCCTGCAATCTGTCCGCCTGCTGGCTGATGGTATGCGCAGTTTTAATGAGCACTGTGCGGTCGGAATCGAACCGAACCGCGAGCGGATCAGCCAACTGCTGAATGAATCACTGATGCTGGTTACGGCGCTGAATACGCACATCGGTTACGACAAAGCCGCTGAAATTGCGAAAAAGGCCCATAAAGAAGGTCTGACCCTGAAAGCCTCTGCCATGAAGTTAGGTTATCTGACAGAAGCTGAGTTTGATGCATGGGTACGTCCGGAAGATATGGTCGGCAGCATGAAGTAA